One window from the genome of Natator depressus isolate rNatDep1 chromosome 27, rNatDep2.hap1, whole genome shotgun sequence encodes:
- the PSMC3IP gene encoding homologous-pairing protein 2 homolog, with protein MSKARESPAATGGAAAILLRYLRDQNRPHSAQDAFGNLQREHGLGKTAVVKALEQLAQQGKIREKAYGKQKIYFPDQDQFPTVSDSEFKALDNEISELSSKVQTLQQSCRHMESELKDLNGSMTTPEMIKEIEELKKDCASYTEKLERIKSAANHVTPEEKEKVYNEKKLYCKEWRRRKRMATELLDAILEGYPKSKKQFFEEVGIETDEDYNVTLPVAV; from the exons ATGAGCAAGGCCCGAGAGAGCCCCGCGGCGACAG GAGGAGCTGCCGCAATCCTGCTTCGCTACCTCCGGGACCAGAATCGGCCGCACAGCGCCCAGGACGCCTTTGGGAACCTGCAGCGGGAGCATGGGCTGGGCAAGACG GCTGTGGTGAAAGCACTGGAGCAGCTGGCTCAACAAGGGAAAATAAGAGAGAAGGCTTATGGGAAACAAAAAATATACTTTCCAGACCAG GATCAGTTTCCCACAGTGAGTGATTCTGAGTTTAAAGCCTTGGACAATGAAATCTCGGAGCTTTCTTCAAAAGTACAAACCCTTCAACAGAGCTGCCGTCATATGGAATCAG AACTGAAGGATCTGAATGGCTCAATGACAACCCCAGAGATGATTAAAGAGATTGAAGAGTTAAAAAAAGATTGTGCCAGTTACACAGAGAAACTGGAGCGAATTAAATCTGCAGCCAACCATGTGACTCCCGAAGAGAAAGAGAAG GTTTACAACGAGAAAAAGCTGTACTGTAAAgaatggagaaggaggaagagaatg GCGACTGAGCTACTTGATGCAATTCTGGAGGGCTACCCCAAAAGCAAGAAACAGTTCTTT GAGGAAGTTGGGATAGAGACGGATGAGGATTACAATGTCACTTTGCCGGTGGCTGTCTGA